In one window of Aceticella autotrophica DNA:
- a CDS encoding magnesium transporter yields the protein MSIKVRTNFYLSRILNNKVFCDNKSIGRLLDIGIDINSNIPNIVIAKIKTNKGIKYLSWKSFNVRKISGQYQLNVKKIEYVEPDKNIYFLVKNILDKQIIDINGRKVVRVNDIRLTQTDNELLVIAVDIGIEGILRRLAIAKPLKKFLKIFNINISSKLILWRDIAALIQSNENIMLSTTYEKLSTLRPSDLADIIENIDSKTGIAIFSSLDDARAADVLEELEKESQINILKTLSKQKVADILEEMPADEVADVLDDLNKDMVEELLNKMERNVSSEVRELMEYPDNTVGSLMTTDFIDFKESDTVEQTINRLRELKPESDVIYYLYVVDSKDKLTGVVSLRDLVISEPDTKLSEIMDNKPIYVKDMDSIESLIKIETKYNLMAVPVVDNNMVLRGTVIITDIIYELLKNRRLKA from the coding sequence ATGAGTATTAAAGTTAGAACAAATTTTTATTTAAGCAGAATACTAAATAACAAGGTATTTTGTGATAATAAATCAATTGGTAGATTGCTGGATATAGGAATAGATATCAATTCTAATATACCAAATATTGTTATTGCAAAAATAAAAACGAACAAAGGAATCAAATATCTTAGCTGGAAGAGTTTTAATGTTAGAAAGATAAGTGGTCAATATCAGTTGAATGTTAAAAAAATAGAATATGTTGAACCAGATAAAAACATATATTTTCTTGTTAAAAATATACTTGATAAGCAAATAATTGATATAAATGGCAGAAAGGTAGTTAGGGTTAATGACATAAGGCTTACACAAACTGATAATGAGTTGCTTGTAATAGCTGTTGATATCGGAATTGAAGGTATATTAAGAAGGCTTGCTATTGCGAAACCGCTAAAAAAATTCCTTAAAATATTTAATATAAATATAAGCAGCAAACTAATATTGTGGAGAGATATCGCCGCATTAATACAGTCTAATGAGAATATTATGCTTTCTACAACATATGAAAAATTATCTACCCTTCGACCCTCAGACCTTGCCGATATAATTGAAAATATTGATTCAAAGACTGGAATAGCAATCTTCTCCAGCCTCGATGATGCAAGAGCCGCAGATGTCCTTGAAGAACTTGAAAAAGAATCTCAAATTAATATATTGAAGACACTTTCGAAACAAAAAGTAGCTGACATATTAGAGGAAATGCCGGCTGATGAAGTGGCAGATGTTCTTGATGACCTTAATAAAGACATGGTAGAAGAATTGCTTAATAAAATGGAAAGAAATGTATCATCAGAGGTCAGGGAGCTTATGGAATATCCGGATAATACGGTTGGTAGTCTTATGACCACAGACTTTATTGACTTTAAAGAAAGTGATACAGTTGAACAGACTATTAATAGACTTAGGGAGTTAAAACCCGAATCTGATGTAATATATTATTTGTATGTTGTTGATTCAAAAGATAAACTTACAGGTGTGGTTTCTCTTAGAGACCTTGTTATTTCCGAGCCTGACACAAAACTATCAGAAATAATGGATAATAAACCCATATATGTAAAAGACATGGATTCAATTGAATCCTTAATTAAAATTGAAACAAAATATAATTTAATGGCAGTTCCGGTAGTGGATAATAATATGGTTTTAAGAGGGACAGTAATAATCACTGATATTATATATGAGCTTTTGAAAAACAGAAGATTAAAAGCTTAA